From Pseudomonadota bacterium, a single genomic window includes:
- a CDS encoding FAD-dependent monooxygenase: protein MSGTQGEIAIVGGGIGGLTLALGLARAGEKPVVYEQAIEHSEVGAGISLAPNAVKGLRFLGVEPAIVELADEPMEQYTRHYQTGQPLVTIDRHNTASQFGASYLQMHRADLQAILLDALKAHAPDCVRLGHRLADISQSGDGVTLSFEERAPVDAALVVASDGLRSVTRGQVFGELGANYSGIVAWRGLIPTERLAGCDLLPESNVFVGPDRIFVRYPVRKGQIQNCVAFTRESEWQAEGWMEKGDLSELRAAFADFHPDVTQVLDSFLQEECFRWGLFERQPLPRWVDGRVAVLGDAAHPMLPWFGLGAATAIEDAVILARALTEFASLDEALQRYQAARYERVTEIHRESLAGGERLMTAHKTLYKSEPVVTEDTLGMTLYDPGTVAL from the coding sequence ATGAGCGGTACACAGGGGGAAATCGCGATCGTGGGGGGCGGTATCGGCGGGCTCACGCTCGCCCTTGGGCTGGCCCGGGCCGGCGAAAAGCCGGTGGTCTACGAGCAGGCGATTGAGCATAGCGAAGTTGGCGCGGGGATCTCACTGGCGCCCAATGCGGTCAAGGGACTGCGCTTCCTGGGCGTTGAGCCGGCGATCGTTGAGCTCGCCGACGAGCCGATGGAGCAGTACACCCGCCACTACCAGACGGGTCAGCCGCTGGTGACCATCGATCGGCACAACACCGCCAGCCAGTTCGGCGCAAGCTACCTGCAGATGCATCGAGCGGATCTACAGGCCATTTTGCTGGACGCGCTCAAAGCTCATGCACCCGACTGCGTGCGCTTGGGTCACCGGCTAGCCGACATCAGCCAGTCGGGTGATGGCGTCACGCTGTCGTTTGAGGAGCGGGCACCCGTCGACGCAGCGCTGGTGGTTGCCTCCGACGGGCTGCGATCGGTGACTCGCGGCCAGGTGTTCGGCGAGCTCGGGGCCAACTACTCGGGCATCGTGGCTTGGCGTGGCCTGATTCCCACCGAACGGCTCGCCGGCTGTGACCTGCTGCCGGAGTCCAACGTGTTTGTCGGGCCCGATCGGATCTTTGTGCGTTACCCGGTGCGCAAAGGGCAGATCCAGAACTGCGTGGCCTTCACCCGGGAATCGGAGTGGCAGGCGGAAGGCTGGATGGAGAAAGGCGATCTGAGCGAGCTAAGAGCCGCGTTTGCGGATTTTCATCCGGATGTGACGCAGGTGCTGGACTCATTCTTACAAGAAGAGTGTTTCCGCTGGGGTCTGTTCGAACGCCAGCCGCTGCCTCGCTGGGTGGACGGCCGGGTAGCGGTGCTCGGTGACGCCGCCCATCCGATGCTGCCATGGTTTGGCCTGGGTGCAGCCACCGCCATCGAGGATGCGGTGATTCTGGCCCGAGCACTGACCGAGTTTGCTAGCCTCGACGAGGCCCTGCAGCGCTACCAGGCGGCACGCTACGAGCGAGTCACCGAGATCCACCGCGAGTCGCTCGCAGGCGGTGAGCGACTCATGACCGCCCACAAAACGCTTTACAAGAGTGAGCCTGTGGTAACCGAGGACACGCTCGGAATGACGCTTTATGATCCTGGCACCGTTGCGCTGTAG
- a CDS encoding NAD(P)-dependent alcohol dehydrogenase yields the protein MQIKAAVFEQREQPLAFRELELADPGAGELLVEILACGICHTDIGMQAFHPLPSVLGHEGCGRVLSCGPNVKGLSPGDLVVLTFGSCGDCGNCERDLPSHCHHMMDLNFSGKNPQGELTLATTEGDGVHGSFFCQSSFATHALVTERNAIRIDDPAAPPDLLAPLGCGVQTGAGAVTNTLDVEPGSSFVCFGSGAVGLSGIMAAKLRGCETIIAVDINPDRLTLAKELGATHCLDGRDNPTEHILEITRGGADYALETAGTVDTFHASISCTRMGGHTGIVTIPNWMEGFHFKGADLALGRTVTGVLEGSSRPQEYIPQLYDWYRDGRLPLDKLVTRYPFEEINQALKDLEQGTSVKPVLLMQ from the coding sequence ATGCAGATCAAAGCCGCCGTCTTCGAGCAACGAGAGCAGCCGCTGGCGTTTCGGGAGCTGGAATTGGCCGATCCCGGAGCCGGCGAATTGCTCGTCGAAATCCTGGCCTGCGGGATATGCCATACCGATATCGGCATGCAGGCCTTTCACCCTTTACCCTCGGTGTTAGGCCACGAGGGCTGCGGCCGAGTCTTAAGCTGCGGGCCGAATGTGAAAGGCCTCAGCCCCGGAGATCTTGTGGTCCTGACGTTTGGTTCGTGCGGGGACTGCGGCAACTGCGAGCGCGATCTACCGTCGCACTGCCACCACATGATGGACCTGAACTTCAGCGGCAAGAACCCTCAGGGTGAGCTGACGCTCGCCACCACAGAAGGTGATGGCGTACACGGTTCGTTTTTCTGCCAGTCGAGCTTTGCCACCCACGCGCTGGTCACCGAGCGAAATGCGATCCGCATTGACGACCCGGCGGCTCCACCCGATCTGCTGGCGCCGCTGGGCTGCGGGGTACAGACCGGCGCCGGCGCGGTCACCAACACGCTGGACGTTGAACCAGGTTCGAGCTTCGTTTGCTTCGGCAGCGGTGCGGTGGGCCTCAGCGGGATCATGGCGGCCAAGCTGCGCGGCTGCGAAACCATTATTGCGGTCGATATCAATCCCGATCGCCTGACTCTGGCAAAGGAGCTCGGCGCCACCCACTGCCTGGACGGTCGGGACAACCCCACAGAACACATCCTCGAAATCACCCGCGGCGGCGCTGACTACGCGCTCGAAACCGCGGGTACGGTCGATACCTTCCACGCGTCTATCAGCTGCACCCGCATGGGGGGTCATACCGGCATTGTCACCATCCCAAACTGGATGGAGGGTTTTCACTTCAAAGGTGCCGATCTGGCGCTGGGCCGAACCGTGACGGGCGTGTTGGAGGGATCAAGCCGTCCTCAGGAATATATTCCCCAGCTTTACGACTGGTACCGCGACGGCCGGCTGCCGCTCGACAAGCTCGTCACTCGATACCCGTTCGAGGAAATCAACCAGGCACTCAAGGATCTGGAACAGGGCACCTCGGTGAAGCCGGTCCTGCTGATGCAATAA
- a CDS encoding TetR family transcriptional regulator, which produces MVTLPISAVSGKRRPEPEVKIIERTATTGAGHADSGQRIGTGTRARGQAKIQLILQAAIAHIMECGASQFSMNAIASRAKLRISAIQYYFPTRADLLGAIFADTSRRYSDEFQKLRDRWPDEPTERFTAVVDFLFDDAVDPQRRAFFVHLWSIAASEGLESALSDIYAYYRKQVATLIAEVNPALSNRKAEQRAQLVNAAIEGALVVVFPGQHSKRYLADFKKLLLANALAVVNAPS; this is translated from the coding sequence TTGGTAACATTACCAATTAGCGCGGTCAGCGGCAAGCGACGTCCAGAGCCGGAGGTAAAGATCATCGAACGGACAGCAACAACAGGTGCAGGTCATGCAGATTCGGGTCAGCGAATCGGCACGGGCACACGCGCACGGGGGCAGGCGAAGATCCAGCTGATCCTGCAGGCTGCGATTGCCCACATTATGGAATGTGGCGCCAGCCAGTTTTCCATGAACGCGATAGCGAGTCGGGCCAAGCTGCGAATCTCCGCGATCCAGTACTACTTCCCAACCCGTGCCGATCTGCTTGGGGCGATTTTTGCCGACACGTCCCGCCGCTACAGCGATGAGTTTCAAAAACTTCGGGATCGTTGGCCCGACGAGCCAACGGAACGATTTACCGCCGTCGTCGATTTTCTTTTTGATGACGCGGTGGATCCTCAGCGGCGGGCATTTTTCGTCCACCTATGGTCGATTGCCGCAAGCGAGGGGCTCGAGTCTGCGCTGTCCGATATCTATGCGTACTATCGGAAGCAGGTCGCCACGCTGATCGCGGAGGTCAATCCGGCGCTCAGCAACCGCAAAGCTGAGCAGCGCGCTCAGCTCGTCAACGCGGCAATCGAAGGAGCGTTGGTGGTGGTCTTTCCCGGCCAGCACAGCAAAAGGTATCTAGCCGACTTCAAAAAGCTTCTGCTGGCGAACGCGCTGGCGGTGGTGAACGCGCCGAGCTAG
- a CDS encoding FAD/NAD(P)-binding protein — protein MKKETPKSKPAITRRDFVGGTLVGSGAALLTAGAPAMMKKASAQTPTDPFPQSIPMPLNDRDSSWTGPAGVGDYAKANGNTHEVINAAHTFRNRDFEARVRLAEDTGEHYDLACVGAGFAGITAAYTFLKEKPDAKVLVLDNHAMFGGEARQNEFEVDGYRLWGPQGSTGAVWPLEGAKKIEMFSHMWDELDLPQEFTWQEPVNSSLKIPKDTYSPMHLTWEDTDLGWFHEGHKMARNPWSNRFKDVPIDDKTKNDLIWMEVYRQPPEREDWAEWLDSMTYKQFLKQEMGIDNPAIDDYLNPFAAAMGCGLGTDVISAYQAFNFIQPGVMQYGRQFGIGDPTDYVHLASFPGGNTGILRHIVHRLIPGVFGKASKLTEILANPVDWEQIDNPANHARMRLSSLVVNVRHDGSPKTAKQVSVTYLNEGKMYRITADKVVMAGQQHMNKRVVTDLPESYTRAMDQFIHSPMMVINVALRNWKFMDKLGVASVRWFGSDMGWFTTLRRQMILDGEEPMPLDPEKPTVLTMYNSFCMPGMPAKEQTVAARMQLFAMPYAQIEQQIIDQFTKMFGPGGFDAKRDIAGITVNRQGHAYLVTTPGFFFGKDGEPAPSDVIRQPHGRIAFAHAELKGYQMWEGAVDEAERAVGQLLKSTS, from the coding sequence ATGAAAAAAGAGACACCGAAATCGAAGCCAGCCATCACGCGCCGCGATTTTGTCGGCGGCACGCTGGTGGGAAGCGGCGCAGCGCTGCTGACCGCAGGCGCGCCGGCGATGATGAAGAAGGCCAGTGCTCAGACGCCGACCGATCCCTTCCCGCAATCGATCCCGATGCCGCTCAACGACCGAGACTCGAGCTGGACCGGTCCGGCGGGTGTCGGCGACTACGCCAAGGCGAATGGCAACACGCATGAGGTCATCAACGCCGCTCACACGTTCCGCAATCGCGACTTCGAGGCCCGGGTGCGGCTGGCCGAAGATACCGGCGAGCACTATGACCTCGCTTGTGTGGGCGCCGGCTTTGCCGGCATCACCGCCGCCTACACCTTTCTGAAGGAAAAGCCCGACGCCAAGGTCTTGGTGCTCGACAATCACGCCATGTTTGGCGGCGAAGCTCGCCAGAATGAGTTTGAGGTGGACGGCTACCGCCTCTGGGGACCACAGGGCTCCACCGGCGCGGTTTGGCCGCTCGAAGGTGCGAAGAAGATCGAGATGTTCTCCCACATGTGGGATGAGCTGGATCTACCCCAGGAGTTCACCTGGCAGGAGCCGGTCAACAGTAGCCTCAAGATCCCCAAAGACACCTACTCCCCCATGCACCTGACCTGGGAGGACACCGATCTAGGCTGGTTCCACGAAGGCCACAAGATGGCTCGGAACCCCTGGTCCAACCGCTTCAAAGACGTTCCGATCGACGACAAGACCAAAAACGATCTGATCTGGATGGAGGTCTACCGGCAGCCGCCGGAACGAGAAGACTGGGCGGAGTGGCTCGACTCGATGACCTACAAACAGTTTCTGAAGCAGGAAATGGGGATCGACAATCCGGCCATCGATGACTATCTGAATCCCTTTGCGGCCGCCATGGGCTGCGGGCTCGGCACGGACGTGATCTCCGCCTACCAGGCGTTCAACTTCATTCAGCCCGGCGTGATGCAGTACGGCAGGCAGTTTGGCATCGGTGACCCCACGGACTACGTCCACCTGGCCAGCTTCCCCGGCGGCAACACGGGCATCCTGCGCCACATCGTGCATCGGCTGATTCCCGGGGTGTTTGGCAAAGCCAGCAAGCTGACGGAAATCCTCGCCAACCCGGTGGACTGGGAACAGATCGACAACCCGGCCAATCATGCCCGAATGCGGCTGAGTTCACTGGTGGTGAATGTTCGCCACGACGGTTCGCCGAAGACGGCTAAGCAGGTCAGCGTGACCTACCTTAACGAGGGCAAAATGTATCGGATCACCGCCGACAAGGTGGTCATGGCGGGCCAGCAGCATATGAACAAGCGGGTGGTGACCGACCTGCCCGAGTCTTACACGCGGGCGATGGATCAATTTATCCATTCGCCGATGATGGTCATCAACGTTGCGCTCAGGAACTGGAAGTTCATGGACAAGCTGGGAGTTGCGTCGGTGCGCTGGTTTGGCTCCGACATGGGCTGGTTCACCACCTTGCGGCGTCAGATGATTCTGGACGGCGAAGAGCCAATGCCGCTCGATCCCGAAAAGCCCACGGTCCTGACCATGTATAACTCGTTCTGTATGCCCGGTATGCCGGCCAAAGAGCAGACCGTCGCTGCGCGCATGCAATTGTTTGCCATGCCGTATGCGCAGATTGAGCAGCAGATCATCGACCAGTTCACCAAGATGTTTGGTCCCGGTGGCTTTGACGCTAAGCGAGACATTGCCGGCATCACGGTCAACCGCCAGGGCCACGCCTACCTGGT